The Serratia nevei genome includes a region encoding these proteins:
- the trbC gene encoding F-type conjugative transfer protein TrbC, producing the protein MSQPVEVDVRRVRRPLGQTIIQDALLSPIGVQLSLAGAIGLAIHSPASLLLTTPAALLQLMLFGDQPFRMPLRLPTDIGGMDLTTEREMPKYRNGIGGFFRYVVRTRKYQRAAGVMCLGFARGKALARELWLTLDDALRHMLLLATTGSGKTEALLSVFLNAICWGRGICYSDGKGQNTLAFAMWSLARRFGREDDFYVLNFMTGGSDKLLQLLLNDKKRQPSNTINLFGTANTTLIIQLMESMLPPAGSGDQGWQDKAKSMLAALVYAVYYKCKREKRRISQRVIQEYLPLRKLAELYLEAKRDGWHQEAYNPLENYFNTLAGFRIELISRPSEWEQGVYDQHGYLIQQFNRMLTMFNDLYGHIFSTDAGDVDIEDVLHNDRILCTTIPALELSKGEAANIGKLYISAIRMTMARDLGFELEGLINDVLIVKKYKGNFPFPIAMDELGAYFGPGMDNLASQMRSLGYMLIVSAQDIQRFIAEHKGEYMTVNANLLTKWFMTLQDEKDTFELARITGGKGYYSELGAVEQQGGLITPHFEDAGSNVIREKDRLDLGDLKDMNPGEGMISFKSALIPSNAIYIQDDDKMTSALPMRINRFVNLDMPTEAELLDANPTLKKKLPPSVQEVETILTRLESPPSQTTCNGLMDPVLQSAVALSLDLNHRADVSYTPAQRGILLFEAAREALQQHKRRWKQQPTAPKPIRVSKDIAKALATSEHHREERYG; encoded by the coding sequence ATGTCTCAGCCTGTAGAAGTCGATGTCCGTCGAGTTCGGCGCCCCCTTGGCCAAACCATCATTCAAGATGCATTACTTTCACCGATAGGCGTTCAGCTTTCTCTCGCCGGCGCCATTGGACTCGCTATACACTCTCCGGCCTCATTGCTGCTCACAACGCCGGCGGCGCTACTGCAGTTAATGCTATTCGGCGATCAGCCATTTCGCATGCCGCTACGCTTACCTACTGATATAGGTGGCATGGATCTGACCACTGAACGTGAAATGCCAAAATATCGGAACGGCATCGGCGGATTTTTCCGTTATGTGGTGCGAACCCGTAAGTACCAGCGCGCGGCAGGTGTGATGTGCCTGGGTTTTGCCAGAGGCAAAGCCCTTGCACGCGAGTTGTGGTTGACACTCGATGATGCACTGAGGCACATGTTGCTATTGGCAACTACAGGTTCCGGGAAAACGGAAGCGCTGTTATCAGTCTTCCTCAATGCTATCTGTTGGGGCCGGGGGATTTGTTATTCTGATGGTAAGGGACAAAATACCTTGGCATTCGCCATGTGGTCACTCGCACGCCGATTTGGGCGTGAGGATGATTTCTACGTCCTCAACTTCATGACTGGCGGTTCCGATAAGCTGCTGCAGCTGCTGCTGAATGACAAAAAGCGCCAGCCTTCTAACACCATAAATTTGTTCGGCACTGCCAATACCACGTTAATCATTCAGTTGATGGAATCCATGTTGCCGCCTGCCGGCAGCGGCGATCAAGGCTGGCAAGACAAGGCCAAATCAATGCTAGCCGCGCTGGTCTATGCGGTTTACTACAAGTGCAAACGCGAAAAGCGGCGGATCTCCCAACGGGTCATTCAGGAATACCTGCCGCTGAGAAAATTGGCGGAGCTCTATCTGGAAGCCAAAAGGGATGGTTGGCATCAGGAGGCTTATAACCCGCTGGAAAACTACTTCAACACGCTGGCAGGCTTTAGAATCGAACTTATCAGCCGCCCCTCTGAGTGGGAACAAGGCGTTTACGACCAGCATGGCTATCTCATTCAGCAATTCAACCGCATGCTGACCATGTTTAACGATCTCTACGGCCATATTTTCTCTACTGACGCCGGCGACGTCGATATTGAGGACGTTCTGCATAACGACCGCATCCTCTGCACCACCATTCCTGCGTTGGAGTTATCTAAAGGTGAAGCTGCCAATATTGGCAAACTCTACATTTCGGCGATACGCATGACCATGGCCAGGGATTTGGGGTTTGAGCTTGAGGGCTTGATTAACGATGTGTTGATCGTCAAAAAATACAAAGGAAATTTCCCGTTCCCGATCGCCATGGACGAGCTGGGCGCCTATTTCGGTCCTGGAATGGATAATCTGGCAAGCCAGATGCGCAGTCTGGGCTATATGCTCATCGTATCAGCACAGGACATCCAACGTTTCATCGCCGAGCACAAGGGCGAGTACATGACCGTAAACGCCAACCTACTGACAAAGTGGTTCATGACGTTGCAGGACGAGAAGGATACTTTCGAACTAGCACGAATTACCGGCGGTAAAGGGTACTATTCTGAACTCGGAGCCGTAGAGCAGCAAGGCGGGCTCATCACGCCACATTTCGAGGATGCCGGCAGTAACGTCATTAGGGAAAAGGACCGGCTCGATTTGGGTGATTTGAAAGATATGAACCCTGGCGAAGGTATGATCTCTTTCAAAAGCGCGCTGATCCCAAGTAATGCCATCTATATCCAAGATGACGATAAGATGACTTCAGCACTGCCAATGCGTATCAACCGGTTTGTGAACCTCGATATGCCAACAGAAGCAGAACTGTTGGATGCGAACCCCACGCTCAAGAAAAAGCTGCCGCCGTCCGTGCAAGAAGTCGAAACCATCCTAACACGCCTGGAATCACCACCATCTCAAACAACCTGCAACGGCCTGATGGACCCTGTATTGCAAAGCGCAGTGGCGCTATCTCTGGATCTTAATCACCGGGCAGACGTCAGTTATACGCCAGCACAACGAGGTATTTTACTGTTTGAAGCCGCCAGGGAGGCATTGCAGCAACACAAGCGACGTTGGAAACAACAACCTACGGCGCCAAAACCAATAAGAGTGTCAAAGGACATAGCCAAGGCTCTAGCTACGTCCGAACACCATCGCGAGGAGCGATATGGGTAA
- a CDS encoding conjugal transfer protein TrbA: MNTKSQLQPNAGNEQGLMLLFVAALAALLLWIYQPPIMYGCCWLLYQLWSLCDYPRFHNQVAEKLNLLAWAGSQVNQLSWGKFIDVMNNTAGILMVPMAMIVLGGLLMVRNHPRNRTRRHIDVYSLPHIMARFSPSIIPALCYGDKKTQLLNVDPPEHRSAQWPEEFAVEHKLIIGDRLDAHRTQTAFECQLGTPLESFSSFSTHERALVAIFGLVAFLNDRKAAEALLDSLNRSCLIKSRRDKGQRGYPLLQLANKAFGKVTQTPAAQDWLHQHSTTRTALYALHNRDMRLPCARFRWLKGLDRPLWYTLASTGRPKAFIEGAGVIAVANWETVVAQMEERLHTSIPVPENRMDKAIKGLEDELRSVGLIIDNRTTNTSVLSEQVFDEDEDEDTPIVILQPLADTTVKTASETAPLQTKATIPGANTSPPKPGRAHFIPRAR; encoded by the coding sequence ATGAACACCAAAAGTCAACTTCAGCCCAATGCCGGTAACGAGCAAGGGCTTATGTTGCTGTTCGTTGCCGCTTTGGCAGCATTACTGCTTTGGATTTATCAACCCCCCATAATGTATGGGTGCTGTTGGCTGCTCTATCAACTGTGGTCGCTGTGTGACTACCCTCGTTTCCATAACCAGGTCGCTGAAAAGCTCAACCTTCTTGCTTGGGCAGGCAGTCAAGTCAATCAACTATCATGGGGTAAGTTTATCGACGTTATGAATAATACTGCGGGGATCTTAATGGTGCCGATGGCCATGATTGTTTTGGGCGGACTGCTCATGGTGCGCAATCATCCGCGGAATCGGACTCGACGCCATATTGATGTCTATTCCTTGCCCCATATCATGGCGCGCTTTTCTCCAAGCATCATACCGGCACTCTGCTATGGCGATAAAAAGACACAGTTGCTGAACGTTGATCCGCCAGAACATCGCAGCGCCCAGTGGCCGGAAGAATTTGCCGTTGAACACAAGCTGATTATTGGTGATCGCCTTGATGCCCATAGAACACAAACTGCGTTTGAGTGCCAACTTGGCACTCCGTTAGAAAGCTTTTCCAGCTTTAGCACCCATGAGCGAGCTCTGGTTGCCATATTTGGCCTAGTCGCATTTCTAAACGATCGCAAAGCTGCTGAAGCTCTGCTCGATAGCCTGAACCGTTCATGCCTTATCAAAAGCAGGCGGGACAAAGGACAAAGGGGATATCCTCTACTCCAGCTCGCCAACAAGGCATTCGGAAAAGTAACGCAGACACCAGCTGCTCAAGATTGGCTTCACCAACATTCAACAACACGTACCGCGCTTTATGCCTTACATAACCGGGATATGCGCCTGCCATGCGCTCGATTTCGTTGGCTCAAAGGTCTCGATCGGCCACTTTGGTACACCCTGGCCTCAACGGGACGCCCGAAGGCCTTTATTGAAGGTGCAGGAGTCATTGCAGTCGCTAACTGGGAAACCGTTGTAGCTCAGATGGAGGAACGCCTTCACACATCAATCCCCGTGCCGGAAAACAGGATGGATAAAGCCATTAAAGGCCTGGAGGACGAACTTCGCAGTGTCGGGTTGATCATCGATAATCGCACGACGAATACCTCTGTCCTCAGTGAACAGGTCTTCGATGAAGATGAAGATGAAGATACTCCAATCGTGATATTGCAGCCTCTAGCGGACACTACGGTGAAAACTGCCAGCGAAACAGCACCACTGCAGACGAAAGCCACTATCCCTGGAGCGAATACCTCCCCCCCAAAACCAGGCCGCGCCCACTTCATTCCTCGGGCGAGATAA
- a CDS encoding DotA/TraY family protein, protein MNAFRKLAAGLLLGLFCLCAHADSAVSFSTIEQAAKRTDDLSRQALVMIFGDVVTNPLSTETSMVGELFFVFNGIVMAIAVVWFLVVTLTHLVKAGQRGKVFSQGSSMVGPVSTAAGFMTLVPTVSGWSIAQLIFLWAASVMGIGSANVVTDRTVDLLKDGYSLVVQPVAPQTVSAARTIYEMNLCMYSINTELRDMYQQYGQAGTPLMGIKTLTDGFEIGNGSALCGAARLPESLADKTTGWLFPAPVNTESIISAQRSAMNEMQNNLSTAAAQFVTALVNKQNSGTGALPDAETDIQRAAQAYENRINQTLNAQGQTSELADVLAAQLKKSGWLALGSWYQTFATANNKINDAVQLKPVITGRSGIGEVGVSDLFNNVFTVYRTQKQNTSFVPPLGTESAKDTQQSLDASEASAVFVGFLNSPMQKLANAIATSELGSDFGTGNQMNPMLKMKFVGDITLGGAEAALGIFTGAKILAAVSTEGFWGQLASAFSGNATQGIAAGLDALSPIVYFILFLLFGIGFSLSIYLPFIPFIYWLTAAANWIVSVFVGVTGGTLWAATHIGTEGDRGHRSAYGYIFLIDVMIRPMLMVFGFIFASITLIVMGTLLNLMLGPAIANVQANSITGIFSLIGILTLYARICTTTVTRVFGLQVTMPDYIISWLGGREAASILGGMVESTKSIFAGFSNGLQRSPGVRSNMRSNNNGNGDGIK, encoded by the coding sequence ATGAATGCCTTTCGAAAACTTGCAGCAGGCCTGTTGTTGGGCCTGTTCTGCCTTTGCGCGCACGCGGATTCCGCAGTCAGCTTCAGCACCATCGAGCAGGCGGCTAAACGCACCGATGATCTGTCTCGTCAGGCATTGGTTATGATTTTTGGTGACGTTGTCACCAACCCGTTATCTACCGAAACCAGCATGGTCGGTGAACTGTTCTTTGTTTTTAACGGTATCGTCATGGCGATCGCCGTGGTGTGGTTCCTGGTGGTCACCCTCACGCACCTGGTCAAGGCCGGCCAGCGCGGCAAAGTATTCAGCCAAGGGAGCTCAATGGTCGGTCCCGTCAGCACAGCAGCCGGGTTCATGACCTTGGTGCCAACCGTGTCAGGCTGGTCTATCGCTCAACTGATATTTTTGTGGGCGGCATCCGTTATGGGCATTGGCAGCGCGAACGTGGTAACCGACCGCACGGTCGATCTTCTCAAGGACGGCTACAGCCTAGTCGTACAGCCCGTGGCACCGCAAACTGTCAGTGCCGCGCGAACCATCTATGAAATGAACCTGTGCATGTACAGTATCAACACCGAACTGCGTGACATGTATCAGCAATACGGCCAGGCTGGCACACCACTAATGGGCATCAAGACCCTGACCGATGGTTTTGAGATCGGCAACGGGAGTGCATTGTGCGGCGCAGCTCGGCTGCCGGAAAGCCTCGCCGACAAAACCACTGGCTGGTTGTTCCCTGCCCCTGTAAACACAGAAAGCATTATCAGCGCACAACGGAGCGCCATGAATGAAATGCAAAACAACCTGTCGACAGCCGCCGCTCAGTTTGTAACGGCATTAGTCAACAAGCAGAACAGTGGGACTGGCGCGCTCCCGGACGCCGAAACTGACATCCAAAGGGCCGCACAGGCCTACGAAAATCGCATCAATCAAACCCTAAACGCTCAAGGCCAAACCAGCGAACTGGCTGATGTATTGGCCGCTCAGTTGAAGAAAAGCGGGTGGCTTGCCCTCGGATCGTGGTATCAAACATTTGCCACTGCAAATAATAAAATTAACGATGCCGTACAGCTAAAACCCGTGATTACTGGTCGTTCTGGAATTGGAGAAGTTGGCGTAAGCGATCTATTTAATAATGTATTCACCGTATATCGAACTCAAAAGCAAAATACTTCTTTTGTACCTCCACTCGGGACAGAAAGCGCTAAAGATACCCAGCAATCCTTAGATGCATCTGAGGCCAGTGCAGTTTTTGTCGGTTTTTTGAACTCCCCCATGCAGAAATTAGCGAACGCTATCGCGACATCAGAGTTAGGCAGTGACTTTGGTACTGGAAACCAAATGAACCCAATGCTGAAAATGAAATTTGTTGGTGATATCACGTTAGGCGGAGCCGAAGCTGCACTAGGCATATTCACTGGTGCGAAAATTCTTGCTGCAGTTTCCACTGAAGGTTTTTGGGGTCAATTAGCCAGCGCCTTTTCAGGTAATGCTACTCAAGGTATCGCTGCTGGGTTGGATGCCCTTTCTCCGATTGTTTACTTTATTCTGTTCTTGTTGTTCGGAATTGGTTTTAGCCTGTCAATCTACCTGCCATTTATACCATTCATCTATTGGCTAACAGCGGCGGCTAACTGGATAGTCAGTGTATTTGTTGGCGTCACTGGTGGTACATTATGGGCGGCAACTCATATCGGTACAGAAGGAGATAGGGGCCATCGCTCTGCATATGGATATATATTTCTCATTGACGTTATGATTAGGCCAATGTTAATGGTTTTCGGATTTATCTTTGCAAGCATAACGTTGATCGTAATGGGTACACTACTCAACCTCATGCTAGGGCCTGCCATTGCGAACGTTCAAGCAAACTCTATTACCGGAATATTTTCTTTAATTGGTATTCTCACTCTTTATGCTCGCATATGTACCACTACAGTTACCCGTGTATTCGGATTGCAAGTGACCATGCCTGACTACATCATCTCATGGCTCGGCGGTCGTGAAGCTGCAAGCATTCTTGGTGGTATGGTTGAATCAACAAAAAGTATCTTTGCCGGCTTTTCAAATGGACTACAAAGATCTCCTGGTGTAAGATCTAATATGAGAAGTAACAACAATGGAAATGGGGATGGTATAAAATGA
- the traX gene encoding conjugal transfer protein TraX encodes MTDQSPKSKTSWKRASKGLYFTANLFLPLSELRYAATKIGPSLANNLKRSLMLTYGYRIEHQQTLPALQFEEAVAASGESVITLINRFRRRKHLCLALGAVPILIALSVVLLVLGSEIFTPTLLIRTATLCFTLFALAAIPLLQAFISTWRLWQLRNQRLSKEEAGSLTDFLRENTWWQVLLRYERPIQ; translated from the coding sequence ATGACTGACCAATCCCCGAAATCTAAAACGTCTTGGAAGCGCGCCAGCAAGGGACTGTATTTCACTGCAAATCTGTTCCTACCGTTATCGGAACTACGTTACGCGGCGACTAAAATTGGCCCTTCACTCGCCAATAACTTGAAGCGCAGTCTGATGCTTACTTACGGCTACCGGATTGAACATCAACAGACACTCCCCGCGCTACAGTTTGAGGAGGCAGTGGCCGCCAGCGGCGAGTCTGTGATCACCTTGATAAACAGATTCAGGCGCCGCAAGCATCTGTGTCTCGCTCTTGGTGCAGTACCAATACTGATCGCTTTGTCGGTCGTTCTGCTGGTTCTGGGCAGCGAGATATTTACCCCAACTCTGCTGATCCGGACCGCAACACTGTGTTTTACACTGTTCGCTTTGGCAGCGATACCATTACTACAAGCGTTTATTTCCACCTGGCGGCTATGGCAATTACGCAATCAACGCCTTTCCAAGGAGGAAGCCGGCAGCCTGACCGACTTTCTGCGGGAAAACACCTGGTGGCAAGTTCTTCTACGGTACGAACGCCCGATCCAATAA
- the traW gene encoding conjugal transfer protein TraW, producing the protein MKSYPPAMRLSPLVVLVLSALASPAHAVSVVVTSSVPIETQVVPVLGQMSGTLTGMAATQQQIGAAINQNGGKIATQIEQAAQAQRDQDIFARQTERLERSRRTYTIPDSLCTESGSGMVTQVQSRARARQSALSRGQGINNAMIRQGWTAPAPAPEQTAFRAAGVHADYCDATDMAAYGGTGVCTRLSELPGGDKRFTSLLDGAGAEGKAPDLTFDQKQTDAAMAYALNSAPASAGKQLSKGEVKSASGRQYIGLMTQYEAVNTAAREPMLAMVASSQPSEATREVLKEVMQTPSAAAYFNQTASDEARRTGMMSEREFEQFDVGRRYANTDYQTDLQAMDGDNLARESIRVQAQQNWLLLGIKQQLQKGNVLQGQQLGLNANEVYRPQLQAKLHELSAGGARND; encoded by the coding sequence ATGAAATCATACCCTCCTGCCATGAGGCTTTCCCCTCTGGTCGTGCTGGTACTCTCCGCATTAGCTTCTCCAGCGCACGCTGTCTCCGTTGTCGTAACCTCTAGCGTTCCCATTGAGACACAGGTCGTTCCGGTCCTTGGGCAGATGAGCGGTACATTGACAGGGATGGCTGCTACACAGCAGCAGATCGGAGCCGCCATCAACCAAAACGGCGGCAAGATCGCCACGCAAATCGAACAGGCAGCACAAGCACAACGCGATCAAGATATTTTTGCTCGTCAAACCGAACGCCTCGAGCGATCGCGCCGAACCTATACCATACCGGATAGCCTGTGTACTGAATCTGGTTCTGGCATGGTCACACAAGTTCAAAGTCGCGCTCGCGCGCGACAAAGTGCGCTGTCGCGGGGCCAGGGAATCAACAATGCCATGATCCGCCAAGGATGGACCGCCCCGGCTCCAGCACCAGAACAGACAGCCTTTCGGGCCGCAGGCGTACATGCCGATTACTGCGATGCCACCGATATGGCTGCTTACGGCGGCACGGGAGTATGCACCCGCCTATCTGAATTGCCAGGGGGTGATAAGCGGTTTACGTCTCTACTCGATGGTGCTGGCGCTGAAGGCAAAGCGCCTGATTTAACCTTCGATCAGAAACAGACCGACGCAGCAATGGCTTACGCACTTAACAGTGCTCCAGCCTCGGCCGGGAAACAGCTCAGTAAAGGCGAAGTAAAAAGCGCCTCCGGCCGCCAATATATAGGCCTGATGACGCAGTACGAAGCAGTGAACACAGCGGCACGCGAACCCATGTTGGCCATGGTGGCCTCCAGTCAACCCAGTGAAGCAACACGCGAGGTGCTGAAAGAAGTGATGCAGACCCCATCAGCTGCCGCCTACTTCAACCAGACAGCATCTGATGAAGCCAGGCGTACCGGGATGATGTCGGAGCGGGAATTTGAGCAGTTCGACGTAGGTCGGCGCTATGCCAACACCGACTATCAAACCGACCTGCAGGCGATGGACGGCGACAACCTGGCGCGCGAATCTATCCGTGTGCAAGCGCAACAAAACTGGTTGCTGTTGGGGATAAAGCAGCAGCTGCAAAAAGGCAACGTCCTGCAAGGCCAACAACTGGGCCTAAATGCCAACGAGGTTTATCGTCCACAACTGCAGGCCAAGCTGCACGAACTCAGCGCCGGAGGGGCTCGTAATGACTGA
- a CDS encoding ATP-binding protein: protein MIIDKIEDLFAYFSRYVLGRDFAQYCDLRTVIGLTPDDKIRHPSLDAPYIHVTKTNDYASTFEILGAFREFSEAVPQHENETPTPDSFLRFVLKLRDALTGDFKSLGHKISIVFERDPTRSAEEITRLVEPQRRAYRKLGLALDDLVDEQIVKLTPYVARERVWLTVYSAIGALPLSERREEIQRQNTQFKNLPEARFGQNPIYAEFEGLKLRHDAFIDKLATDLADGNDGVMVRLLDAYEAGHVIRDEIERLSTHEEWRPLLPGDRVIPQGKLRGDDISAALAPHLNFQFCDTEVDTHGSLIEVDGLYHGQLAMTLAPQRPESFAQLFTKVPRQLPWRLRLDLMPGGGEALEKKQQLLSFAAFVPKLRDIYDSISWLMAQHKKEPVCMMSITASTWDADKSRLKRNLTLLQKAIQSWGVTTVTRTFGDPIRAWVNTLPMVSSFSAPTLMYPPLSEALKLMPLQRPASPWGNEGNAIFQTVDGKPYPIGLGSSLQEKHTELLAGPPGSGKSLLANSLHLDALTNGNTDLPFMAFIDKGFTAQGFYDLVYDSLPHGQKDKIASIILRNTADFCRNPFDIQLGLKAPISTERDYLLGLLTSLCIDPQLGTAPDAPSCRQILTRAIEMVYRKNSDIEPVRYGASLVPEVDAALETSGCLNRYDAAWWEIATWYEVRDMLFTAGCVAEAALAQAQAVPELNDLQGALNSEEMRNVFANVNRPGSDESLLHYVSRCLTQALFDYPLISGRTRYSINPNTRIRIVDVNNVAGNQTPEGKIKTGIMYQFARHLAGANDFYLPQYQDELYNHLDPRYVPLHRKRIEQLDQEVKLIFIDELHNIRGIDILWDALETEDREKRKFGIRTVFASQYLDDYPQTILESANSLYLMRVRTKDFPILQETFKVPRTTLNRLLNTTRGAAPDGSGVTFLAVFQTTNGNVAQLLKNTAGPLRLWALNSTPVNRALRNMLYDALDGQTARRLLAKTFPGGSAEKHIAMMKKRAGNDDESGAIRQLANDMLASLGYVQGDAA from the coding sequence GTGATTATCGATAAAATCGAAGATCTCTTTGCTTATTTCTCCCGTTATGTTCTAGGCCGCGATTTCGCACAGTATTGTGACCTGCGTACCGTCATCGGCCTGACACCAGACGACAAAATCCGACACCCCTCACTTGATGCTCCCTACATACACGTCACTAAAACTAACGACTATGCCAGCACATTTGAGATCCTAGGAGCTTTTCGCGAGTTCAGTGAGGCAGTTCCCCAGCACGAAAATGAAACACCGACGCCGGACAGCTTCCTGCGCTTCGTTCTGAAATTACGCGATGCATTGACCGGCGATTTCAAAAGCCTGGGTCATAAAATCAGCATCGTTTTCGAACGCGATCCAACGCGCAGCGCCGAAGAAATCACTCGTCTCGTTGAACCGCAACGACGCGCCTACCGGAAGCTTGGTCTGGCTCTCGATGACCTGGTCGATGAGCAAATCGTCAAACTCACGCCGTATGTCGCCCGCGAACGAGTCTGGCTTACTGTGTATTCCGCCATTGGCGCTCTGCCGCTCAGTGAACGTAGAGAAGAAATACAGCGGCAGAATACTCAATTCAAAAATCTTCCTGAAGCCCGTTTCGGGCAAAACCCGATTTACGCCGAGTTTGAAGGCCTTAAGCTGCGCCACGACGCATTTATCGATAAGCTGGCCACTGATTTGGCCGACGGCAACGACGGCGTGATGGTTCGATTGCTTGACGCCTATGAAGCTGGCCATGTGATCCGCGATGAAATAGAGCGGCTGAGTACCCATGAAGAGTGGCGCCCCCTGCTGCCAGGCGATCGCGTGATCCCTCAAGGAAAATTGCGCGGCGACGATATCAGCGCAGCCCTGGCGCCGCACTTGAATTTCCAGTTCTGCGACACCGAGGTCGACACCCACGGCAGTCTTATAGAGGTCGACGGACTCTATCACGGTCAGTTGGCCATGACGCTGGCACCTCAGCGCCCCGAATCCTTTGCCCAGCTGTTCACCAAAGTACCACGGCAGCTACCCTGGCGCTTGCGTCTGGACTTGATGCCCGGCGGCGGTGAGGCTTTGGAAAAAAAGCAGCAGCTACTGTCGTTTGCTGCCTTCGTCCCTAAACTACGAGATATTTACGACTCCATTTCATGGTTGATGGCGCAGCACAAGAAAGAGCCTGTTTGTATGATGAGTATCACCGCCAGTACCTGGGACGCAGACAAAAGCCGTTTGAAACGCAATCTGACGTTACTGCAAAAAGCAATCCAGAGCTGGGGTGTTACAACAGTGACCCGTACTTTCGGCGATCCCATTCGTGCCTGGGTCAACACTCTACCTATGGTGTCTAGTTTCAGCGCGCCAACGTTAATGTACCCCCCTTTGTCTGAAGCGTTAAAACTGATGCCGCTGCAACGGCCAGCGAGCCCCTGGGGTAACGAAGGCAACGCAATTTTCCAGACCGTCGACGGCAAGCCTTATCCGATCGGCTTGGGCAGTTCATTGCAGGAAAAGCACACCGAGTTGCTCGCAGGGCCTCCAGGTTCGGGCAAATCCCTGTTAGCGAACAGCCTTCACCTCGATGCTCTCACTAACGGTAATACTGATCTGCCGTTTATGGCTTTCATTGACAAAGGCTTTACCGCTCAGGGCTTTTACGATCTGGTCTATGACAGCCTACCCCACGGACAAAAGGACAAAATTGCCAGTATTATTCTGCGTAATACAGCAGATTTCTGCCGCAATCCGTTCGATATCCAACTTGGACTTAAAGCCCCAATTAGCACTGAACGTGACTACTTGCTCGGCCTGTTGACCAGCCTGTGTATCGATCCACAGCTGGGCACTGCACCTGATGCCCCATCATGCAGACAGATCCTGACACGCGCTATTGAGATGGTGTACCGCAAGAACAGCGACATTGAACCGGTACGTTATGGAGCATCATTGGTTCCGGAGGTTGATGCCGCGCTGGAAACAAGCGGCTGTTTGAATCGCTATGATGCCGCTTGGTGGGAGATCGCTACCTGGTACGAAGTCCGCGATATGCTGTTCACTGCCGGCTGCGTTGCCGAGGCTGCGTTAGCACAGGCTCAAGCTGTACCTGAGCTCAACGACCTGCAGGGGGCGCTAAACAGCGAGGAAATGCGCAATGTCTTCGCTAACGTCAACCGTCCCGGATCGGATGAGTCATTACTGCATTATGTGTCACGCTGTCTGACACAGGCACTGTTCGATTACCCGTTGATATCGGGGCGCACGCGGTACTCCATCAACCCAAATACGCGCATTCGTATCGTCGACGTTAACAACGTAGCCGGCAATCAAACTCCGGAAGGTAAAATCAAGACAGGTATCATGTATCAGTTCGCCCGCCATCTGGCCGGCGCTAACGACTTCTATCTGCCACAGTACCAGGATGAACTCTACAATCATCTGGATCCACGTTATGTACCACTACATCGAAAACGCATCGAACAACTGGATCAGGAGGTCAAACTCATCTTTATCGATGAGCTGCATAACATCAGAGGTATCGACATTTTGTGGGATGCACTCGAAACCGAAGATCGCGAGAAAAGAAAATTCGGTATCCGCACGGTGTTCGCTTCGCAATATTTGGATGATTACCCGCAGACAATCCTGGAATCCGCCAACTCCCTGTACCTGATGCGGGTAAGGACTAAGGACTTCCCTATTCTGCAGGAAACTTTCAAGGTGCCGCGTACCACACTAAATAGGTTGCTCAACACAACCCGCGGCGCCGCGCCGGATGGAAGTGGCGTCACGTTTCTGGCCGTTTTCCAAACCACCAATGGCAACGTGGCTCAGCTGCTCAAAAACACCGCAGGGCCACTGCGGCTCTGGGCATTAAACTCGACCCCGGTAAACCGCGCTCTACGCAACATGCTGTATGACGCGTTGGATGGCCAAACGGCCCGACGTTTGTTGGCCAAAACCTTCCCAGGCGGTTCAGCAGAAAAACATATTGCGATGATGAAAAAGCGCGCCGGCAATGACGATGAAAGCGGCGCCATTCGTCAACTGGCCAACGACATGCTGGCAAGCCTCGGCTATGTGCAGGGGGATGCAGCATAA
- a CDS encoding DUF6750 family protein — protein MNVLKSLKNAPLHAAVKIYMVADALRRHIASILAAVISMVVAPLAHADDDLAGSIEAMLNGVTSLKDPFVKSIGVIGLLCIAAGIIMMISKKNNPQIKVSHIMIAIVAGAALLALDQVANRSQKQMGMQPVTAG, from the coding sequence ATGAACGTTCTGAAATCCCTGAAAAATGCTCCCCTGCACGCGGCAGTCAAAATCTATATGGTGGCCGATGCCCTTCGTCGACATATCGCCAGTATTCTGGCAGCAGTGATTAGTATGGTCGTTGCCCCGCTGGCTCATGCGGACGATGATCTTGCTGGATCAATCGAAGCCATGCTTAACGGAGTAACCTCCCTGAAAGACCCGTTTGTTAAATCTATCGGTGTGATCGGCCTGCTATGTATAGCTGCAGGAATTATCATGATGATCTCTAAGAAGAATAATCCTCAGATTAAAGTTTCTCATATCATGATTGCAATTGTAGCCGGCGCTGCATTATTGGCACTTGACCAGGTCGCAAACCGCAGTCAGAAACAGATGGGAATGCAGCCCGTAACTGCTGGTTAA